In Rubritalea squalenifaciens DSM 18772, the sequence TGCAGGTGATGGTGTATGGTAAGCGAGAGGGAGGTGTGGTGGAGTCCAGTGTGGAAGTGAGGTGTGATGAGTTTGAGCCCGGTTTCAGGATAATGCCTGAGGAAGACTGGAAGATGTTTATCAAGGCCGCTCAGTTGGCGGTGAAGAAGGAGAGCTTTTTAGGATCGGTGCGCTCCCAGGCGGATGCTGGCGAAATGACCACCATCTATGAATCCATGGTGCTGGATGGAGAATGGAAGCTTAGGGTGAGCCGTGGAGGAACAGCGCTTGTTTTTATGCCGGGCCAGGGGAAGAAAGTGGCCGAGGCCATCCGAGAGGCTAAGGCGGCAGAGCAGTGGTACATAGCTTTGTTAGGTGGAGGTAAACTTCCTCAGGAGAGTGAGGTGATGCGCCGTCCTCTGTCCAAGTGGGTGCATGTAGGATTTACCAGTGAAGCCCTCAAGAGTGGCGATCTGAGCCTGAGCTTCAGCGTAAGGGGCGAGGTGAGCCAGGCCTACTGTGACTGTAATCTTCACTATGCTGAGTTCGGTATGAAGCGCGTTATCAGCGGTGGAGAGGTGCAGGGTTTACTCCGTAGGATGAGGCTGGTGGAGAGTCGCTTGAGGGAGGGGCAAGCCTTTGAGGTGAGCTCACAGGAGCATGACGTGATGAAGTACCGCGTGGATGCGAACCTGAAGGAGCAATGTGTCAATGTGGTGCTGCTGCCTGAAGAGGAGAAGCCGCAGGTGGGGCGCTTTACGCTGAAGCAGATGGAGGCTTTGAAGAGCCTGGAAGATGACACGCAGAACAAGGCCAAGTGGCTGCGGCAGAATGCGGGCTTGTTCTTTAGGCATAAGTAAATGCCCGTATGATCAGCCGGCCGCGCAGGCATAGGCTGGTATTCTAAAGGGGGGTAGTCTGTCTAAATGCTCCTGATCTCTCAGACGAGGGCTGGGCGGGAGGTCTTGTCCAGGAAGTGGAGGACTCTCTGCAGGCGGTCTTGGACGGATTGGTCGCTCTCCAGGCGGAGGACGGGTTTGTTGAGCTGGTAGTTGTGCAGCCAGGTATCGTGCCTGCGGCGGGAGCGCATGGATTCGTCCGCGGTATCGTAGAGGGAGGCCCAGTCGATGAATTTCTGGAAGTGGGCGTGGCGGTGGCCGCCGGGTGAGAGACAGCCCTTGCCGTAGCGGCGGATTTCACGCTGCTTGAGGCGCTCGCGCCTGATCTGCCAGGGAAGGTAGAGGTAGATGGCGTGGGTGGTCTTGTCTAACAAGGGTTTGCCCCAGGAACACATGCAGCCGGAGATGAGCCAGTTTTTCTGGTCCTCGATGGCGGAGCGGATGGTGGAAATGCGCTTATCTACAGGATGGCTGCTGGTGTAGGGCTGCGGCGTGCGCTGCCAGAAGTGGTCGTCTGTATCGATGTGCTGGCAGGCTAGTTTGCTGGAGAGAGCTTTGGCGAGCGTGGTGGTGCCGGAGCCGGACGGGCCGAAGATATAAATGCGGTGCATGTTCCTTGAGGTAGGGTTCGATTGTTTTTGGCTTGGGGTATTTCAGGGGTGATAAGCGGGGACGAAACGACGACAGGATGCGCAGAGTAAGTCAGTGGTGCTCAAGAAGCGAGAACATTTTGGTGTTCGTTTTGTATCATTCCATAAAGAAAGCATGCCGGATGG encodes:
- a CDS encoding AAA family ATPase; this encodes MHRIYIFGPSGSGTTTLAKALSSKLACQHIDTDDHFWQRTPQPYTSSHPVDKRISTIRSAIEDQKNWLISGCMCSWGKPLLDKTTHAIYLYLPWQIRRERLKQREIRRYGKGCLSPGGHRHAHFQKFIDWASLYDTADESMRSRRRHDTWLHNYQLNKPVLRLESDQSVQDRLQRVLHFLDKTSRPALV